In Corylus avellana chromosome ca2, CavTom2PMs-1.0, the following proteins share a genomic window:
- the LOC132171094 gene encoding uncharacterized protein LOC132171094: protein MAYPPDHGIYTNAVFRLVLVLVGVSLLGYTVGPPLYWRLKGNSTGQVSCPSCVCDCSSEDLFSVPLEIVNSSIGDCGKNDPDMNEEMEKDLVALLSEELSLLKAVANDTMEHTKALMMDTRKAYSHYQKEAEKCSAGVEACEEARERAERELAAELKLSALWEKRAREHGWTDNRRRAHSRS from the exons ATGGCTTATCCACCGGATCATGGGATCTATACTAATGCGGTTTTTAGGTTGGTGTTGGTTTTGGTGGGAGTGAGTTTGCTTGGATACACAGTTGGGCCGCCACTGTACTGGCGCTTGAAGGGGAATTCAACTGGTCAAGTTTCATGTCCTTCATGTGTTTGTGATTGCTCTTCAGAGGATCTCTTCTCCGTACCTTTAG AAATCGTCAACAGCTCAATTGGAG ACTGTGGTAAAAATGATCCAGATATGAATGAGGAAATGGAGAAGGATCTCGTAGCTTTACTGTCAGAGGAACTAAGTTTACTGAAAGCTGTTGCTAATGATACTATGGAACACACAAAGGCATTAATGATGGACACTAGGAAAGCCTATTCACACTATCAAAAGGAGGCAGAAAAGTGCAGTGCTGGAGTGGAAGCTTGCGAAGAAGCAAGGGAGAGGGCTGAAAGAGAACTTGCAGCGGAGCTTAAGCTCTCAGCATTGTGGGAGAAACGAGCTCGTGAACATGGGTGGACGGATAACAGAAGAAGAGCACACTCACGATCctag
- the LOC132172340 gene encoding uncharacterized protein LOC132172340 produces MVMSFCKKSVHAFLGLTTSIDTTTTAFTDKLPCHHHISSSLAGGLGLISAAGGGDIQRSPNVLESSSVKSTPPPPPPPPPPPAAPMMMTMMMMMKDKDPRGIGFIDDIGGSVDGLMSCTESLGFESSDERRFDDKIEEEINGNNESSNDGFQRRTTISTRMKWRKEGAEVKKFPPPLSSMTRNGQRNFFFRAVRKDGRLELTEVRIDRTEILRASRQDGRLRLHLIRDDPDEDEEEETDFEEEEEEEEEEEVSGDEEDRVEEEKEEEESGEWKFPASGDGVIRCHELASHHHHQHHSHHQHNLHIWRQHCVTTG; encoded by the coding sequence ATGGTTATGAGCTTTTGCAAAAAGAGCGTCCACGCTTTTCTTGGCCTCACCACCTCCATAGACACCACCACCACTGCCTTCACTGACAAGCTTCCGTGTCACCACCACATTTCGTCGTCGCTTGCGGGAGGGTTGGGACTGATCAGTGCCGCCGGCGGGGGTGATATCCAACGCTCCCCGAACGTTCTTGAATCGTCTTCGGTTAAATCCACGcctcctccacctcctcctcctcctcctcctccggcAGCTCcgatgatgatgacgatgatgatgatgatgaaagaCAAAGACCCCCGCGGGATAGGGTTCATCGATGATATAGGAGGCAGCGTCGACGGGTTGATGTCGTGCACCGAGAGTCTGGGGTTTGAGAGCTCCGACGAGAGACGGTTCGACGACAAGATTGAGGAGGAGATTAATGGGAATAATGAGAGTAGTAATGATGGGTTTCAAAGGCGGACGACGATTTCGACGAGAATGAAATGGAGGAAAGAGGGAGCGGAGGTCAAGAAGTTTCCGCCGCCGCTTTCTTCCATGACTCGTAACGGCCAGCGTAATTTCTTTTTCCGTGCTGTTAGGAAGGACGGCCGCCTTGAGCTCACTGAGGTCAGGATTGATCGGACCGAGATTCTCCGTGCTTCCCGACAAGATGGGCGCTTGAGATTGCACCTCATCAGAGACGACCccgatgaagatgaagaagaagaaacagatttcgaagaagaagaagaagaagaagaagaagaagaagtaagtGGGGATGAAGAAGATAGagtagaagaagagaaagaagaagaggagagtGGGGAGTGGAAGTTTCCGGCGAGTGGCGACGGGGTCATTAGATGTCACGAGTTGGcaagccaccaccaccaccagcaTCACAGTCACCACCAGCACAACTTGCATATATGGAGGCAGCATTGTGTGACAACCGGGTGA
- the LOC132171919 gene encoding phosphoglycerate mutase-like protein AT74: protein MSPHGNQRTVLPKRIIVMRHGESRGNLDSAAYSTIPDHQIPLTEAGLAQARQAGAQLRSLIDGCSSPQWRAYFYVSPYARARSTLREIGRAFSKRRVIGVREECRIREQDFGNFQVKERMKVIKQTRERFGRFFYRFPEGESAADVFDRVCGFLESLWRDIEMNRLHHDPSHDLNLIIVSHGLTLRVFLMKWFKWTAEQFEHLNNLGNCEFRVIELGCGGEYSLAIHHTEEEMREWGLDEDMIADQKWRANAKKGDWNDDCPWYLDAFFDPLGESDEEESNNRNPSDSSSMYL, encoded by the exons ATGTCACCCCACGGCAATCAACGAACCGTGCTGCCGAAGCGCATAATCGTGATGCGCCACGGCGAGTCCAGGGGCAACCTCGACTCGGCGGCCTACTCCACCATCCCGGACCACCAAATCCCGCTGACGGAGGCGGGCCTGGCCCAGGCCCGCCAGGCCGGGGCCCAGCTCCGAAGCCTGATCGACGGGTGCTCGTCCCCCCAGTGGCGGGCCTACTTCTACGTGTCCCCCTACGCCCGCGCCCGATCGACGCTCAGGGAAATCGGGCGGGCCTTCTCGAAGCGGCGGGTCATTGGGGTCCGAGAGGAATGCCGGATCCGAGAGCAGGATTTCGGGAACTTCCAGGTGAAGGAGAGGATGAAAGTCATCAAACAGACTCGGGAGCGCTTTGGCCGATTCTTTTATCGCTTCCCCGAGGGCGAGTCCGCCGCCGATGTCTTCGACCGCGTTTGCG GTTTTCTTGAATCCTTATGGAGGGACATAGAGATGAACAGGCTTCACCATGATCCTTCCCATGACCTGAATCTTATAATTGTATCACACGGGCTAACCTTGCGTGTCTTCCTCATGAAGTGGTTCAAGTGGACGGCCGAGCAATTTGAGCACCTGAACAATCTTGGGAACTGCGAATTCCGAGTGATAGAGTTAGGATGCGGCGGAGAATACAGCTTAGCAATCCATCACACGGAGGAGGAAATGCGAGAATGGGGGCTCGACGAAGATATGATAGCTGACCAAAAATGGCGAGCAAATGCCAAGAAGGGTGACTGGAATGACGATTGCCCCTGGTATCTTGATGCTTTCTTTGATCCTCTGGGTGAATCAGATGAGGAAGAGAGTAATAACAGAAATCCAAGTGATTCTTCTAGTATGTATCTATAG